A genomic stretch from Kogia breviceps isolate mKogBre1 chromosome 1, mKogBre1 haplotype 1, whole genome shotgun sequence includes:
- the CKS1B gene encoding cyclin-dependent kinases regulatory subunit 1, which produces MSHKQIYYSDKYDDEEFEYRHVMLPKDIAKLVPKTHLMSESEWRNLGVQQSQGWVHYMIHEPEPHILLFRRPLPKKPKK; this is translated from the exons ATGTCGCACAAGCAGATTTACTATTCGGACAAATACGACGACGAGGAGTTCGAGTACCG GCATGTCATGTTGCCCAAGGATATAGCCAAGCTGGTCCCTAAAACCCATTTGATGTCTGAATCTGAATGGAGGAATCTTGGCGTTCAGCAGAGTCAGGGATGGGTCCATTATATGATCCATGAACCAG AACCTCACATCTTGCTGTTCCGGCGGCCACTGCCCAAGAAGCCAAAGAAATGA